ttttggtggTGGCTGCTGGGCAGGGACAGGTCAGTTCATAAAAGAAGAGGCCCCAGGTCTGGATCGAATTCTCCTGGGAGCCAGACCAAGGCGCCTTCCTGGACTGAAAAGTGCGGCAGCCGCCGCGGGCAGGGTGCGGGGAGGCGTCACGCGCCGGAACCTGCGCTTGCTGCCAAGCTCTGGGCCTGATTAGCCGGGGTGGGGCGTCCCGCGTCCTGGGCTGGCGGCTCCGCGCATGCTCCTCCCTCAGGCGTCGCAGGCCTCCAGAGGATCCGGAAGCACTGGGTGCAGCCTGATGGCGCCGGAGTTAGACACCGCACAGGGCGCCAAGATGCGGCGGGGCGCGGGCGCGGCTCGGGGACGCGCTTCCTGGTGCCCGGCCGTGGCGCTGCTATGGCTCGCGGCGGTTCCGGGCTGGCCCCGGGCCTCGGGCGTTCTCTCCCGGCGCCACTGGCCGGTGCCCTACAAGTGAGTGCGGCGGCACGCGCACTGTCGGGGTCGGGGTCGCAGTCGGCGTTGCCGATGGGGGACGGGGTGCTCGCGCGGGGAGCCCCGCGCACGGTGGTTTGTGTCGGATCACGAGACGGCGCGGGGGCAGCGCCGGGTGATGCTCGGAGCGCACTTGAGAGCAAAGTTGAGGACTGGGGAGTCGCAGCCGCTTGTTATGCACAGCCCTGGGATCTTTCCTCCCTCTGGCCACTTGCGGCAGACTCAGGACAGTCCCGAATCTTGGCAGCAGAAAAGGAGAGTAATGTTATTTAATGGAGGGATTTCTGGATACAAGTAGCTGATTTATTGAGTAGTTTAAAAACACTGTCTGTCGCATTTATTTATATCATGCACTGTCATTAGTTATTACTGCGGAACATTTGGTACAATTTACTGGGCGACCAACTCGCTCTGGTTTGAACCTGATCAGAACCCGATCCGAAGTCCTTATTGGAACTTCCCAGTTTTGCACTCAAAAGTCCCGCATCCCGGAATCCCCGTCTCCTGCAGTCCTGGTTAGACCGGGAAGATAGTCATCGCGTTTGTCCGGTCTTCAGCCTGGAGGTAGGACGCCGGTCCTAAGACGAGGACAGGGCCCGCACTCCTGGGAGGCCGATTCCAGCCTTTGACAGAGAAGACACACAGCCTCCGGCGGTCAGAGATAGctaaacacagagaaagaaaacatggtGTCAACATCAGGCAGGAGAACGACCAGCAGTTTCTGAAAACAGCTGTTTTTCTTTAAACCAAAAGCATcattattttaattcaatttataatGGACATAATTTTAACATACCAGCATAAGTAATCAACAGCTTAAAACTGCACACAAcaaacctgaaaaataaaaacagctattTTGCATGACAGTATGAGTGGGAAGGCAGGATTTCCTCTTTGTGAGGAGCAAGTTTTAGGTTCTGCCTGCTGCGGGTCAAATCTGGCTCCATCATCACCAGGgatcttgggaaagttactcAGAATCTCTGTGCCCACATGCCCTGAGTCACACAATAGGAATAGTGGTAGCACTTATCGGTTTGCTGGAAGGATTAAATCTAGCAGAATGCCAGCTGTTATCAAATCTAGCTAGTGTATTCTGCTCACTGAAAGGTTTGCAGCACTGTTTTGTTTCGTGTGATATACTACGTGGAAAGAGAAGTTTGTGGTTGAAGCTAGTTTTctgaaaaatgttaataaaaaacTGTTTGTAAGAAGTCAAAATTACTCAATAGAACAAGAATTGTAAATCCAAACGCTTTGATTGAACATTAGGGCAAGGTGTTGACCATAGCTttttagtggattttttttttaagtctcagaTATTAAGTACATGCCCCCATCTGATCCCCTCAattgaatataatatttaattttattaagttcACATTTAAATTACCTTTGAACTAAAAGACTTTGCTGTGGGTCAGTGCAATCTCTATGtgattatgtatttgtttaaacCAGGTAAGTGCCTATAAAACACTGTACCCAAGTGGCAGAAGCTTTTGGGAACATTGTTAATGTTTTTGGTCAGCATAAAGATTTTAACTTCTTaagttaaaatagaaatttttgttgatttgttGGGATTGTAAAACAGTAGATCTGGGTTGGGGATCTAGTATTCTTAGATAGAAGCTCTTGTCACCACCACTTCCTTCTTTCCCAATGCCAGATTATGGGTGACCAGTGTGTCTGCTGAGCTGAATTCAACTGTGGTGCTCCTCGAGTCCTATTGCTATGGCCTTCTCTGGTCTTCTTTTCTTGCCTGCATTGTTGAGGTCATCTTCTAACTGATCTCTCATGTTTAATTTGGCCTCTCTCCCTACCCTCTTTTAATTCATGAAATAAGGTTTACTTTATAGCAAATTCAGTCCTATCAGATCTGCTACTTAACATCCTTTAAGCTTAGCCCCCCCCAGTTGTAAGGCAGGGAATTCCATGCACATTCTCCTAGTGACAGAATGACAGCCCCTGCCAGTCTCTTCTGTCTCCACTCGTGCATTGAAGCCTGAATCCTAGTCTTCCGTACCTACCGGAGACCAAATGTGCCAGGCTTGTCTTATAATACTTAAcatttcctctgcctttctgtcttAACCTTCTAGCCAAGTACGTTAAAAACGTAGGCCTGGCCTTCATCTCTTTCTttgccctccccaccccattcATCCCATACCTGGTTAACAATGATTTGTCCTTCCTTTGTGCCAGGTAGAACTCATTTCTTTAGTCTAGCACATCCCACACTCATTACTTGTTGAATGTCTTTGCAGCTCCCACCCACAGAGAAAAGCAACagtgttttaatttctgtttccctccttcttcctatAGTTCCCTATATACCTAGTAGAACCTCAATACATATTGGTTGAATGTTATTttgtaagtaaatataaaatatatactatgaCTCATAATCATCTGAATAATCTTAATGTATGGATTGTTTGTAAAACTGAACACATTGGAAAAATGTTCATTTAATCTGTAAACATTTGCAAATGTCTACTATGACCTGGAGCTATAAAATTTTAAGATAGGATTCCTGTCTTCAAAATTTTCACAGTGGGATCAGGGAACAGGGAATCCTGGATTTATCAGAGTGCTTTGAGTTTATCATTTGCTATTAAAAACATTATTGGAAGTTTGTTCACAAGATAAcaaaatgtatgtttatatttattaactaTGGTCTGACCTTTGAATGGTCCCCTAAAAATGTTACTGGATTCTAAAAGATGGGAGAAGAATCCAATTCCTGTTGGAATCTAAGTagatggtttctttttctttattagacGCTTTGACTCCCGTCCAAAACCTGATCCTTATTGTCAAGCTAAATATACTTTCTGTCCAACTGGCTCACCTATCCCAGTTATGGAGGGTGATGATGACATTGAAGTCTTTCGATTACAAGCCCCAGTATGGGAATTTAAATATGGAGACCTCCTGGGACACTTGGTAAGGATGCATCTTGGTCTTACAACTTTGGTTAATTCAATGATTTGGTTATTAAGTTGATTTTTAGGGAGTAATCACTACTTAGATGGCTGACTTTAGATCATGTTGGTGTTTCTCTTAGTACATTTAAAATGAGTAGTCAAAAATAGTTACTATTAGATTTTATAATCTTGACAACAAATGTAATCACCATTATCCGTTGTAATATTATGAATCTGAATCCAGCTCCTGTATCCAGCTCCTGGAAGATGAGAAGAGGCCCAGAAGGGGCAGGGTAGGCAGAAAACACCTCTTGATTTCCAGATCCTGTTGTAGTCACTTTTCCAGGTTAACCCATCACCACGTGAGGTCTGTAGAGCTCCTTCCGGAGACCGGCAGGGGGCTCCGCAGCTTATTCTAAGCTCTGAGGAAATTACGAGCTTGTCCACATAATATGCATGCCTCCTATTTGAAATGAGCTGTAGGGACCAAAGCCAGGGTGGAGGAGGGCCTGGAGATTGGGGCCACAGAGTGGATATGACAATAGCAGCATGGAAGAACAGCTGAACAGCTGTTCTACTTGATATGCATTTgtgatgtgccacattttctcctATCAGGTTACCTGGACCCATGGTTATGTCTCAGTTGCTTTTATACGTGTATTGTGTTTACACAGAAAATTATGCATGATGCCATTGGATTCAGGAGTACATTAACTGGCAAGAACTACACAATGGAATGGTATGAACTCTTCCAACTTGGCAACTGTACATTTCCCCATCTCCGACCTGAAATGGATGCCCCTTTCTGGTGTAATCAAGGCGCTGCCTGCTTTTTTGAGGGAATTGATGATGTTCACTGGAAGGAAAATGGTACATTAGTTAAAGTAGCGACTATATCAGGTAAGTTTTGAAAATATAGCAATATTTGATAATTACATCAAAatccaaatgaaagaaattgtaaTACTTCTATGGAAACATTTCAGTAATGTTTTACTTAGAGGTCATTTGTAAAATGTACTTCTGGAACCACTAAACTTTGGGAATTTTTTTCatctcttgtattttttatttattttatttcaataggtttgtGGGGAACAGGTtatgtttggttacatgaatgagTTCTTcaatggtgatttctgagattttggcacacccatcacctgagtagtgtacactgtacccaatgtgtagtcttttatccctcacccctctccaccctttcccccaaattCCCAAAGttcatcattcttatgcctttgcatcctcgtagcttagttcccacttatgagtaagaacatacaatgtttggttttccattcctgaagagttacttcacttggatggaattggagaccattattccaagttgctgcaaatgccattatttaattcctttttatggctgagtcgTATTCcttggtatatatacaccacattttctttatccactcattgattgatgggtgTTTGGGCTGGtcccatatttttgcaattgcaaattgtgctgtgcttctataaacatgcatgggcaagtatctttttcatataatgagttCTTTTCCTcattgggtagatacccagtagtgggactgctggatcaaatggcagttctacttttagttcttcaaggaatttccacactgttttccatagttgttgtactaatttacatttccaccagcagtgtagaagtgttccctttccaCTACATCCTgccaatatctatttttttttatgttttgattacagctattcttgcaggagtgaggtggtatcacattgtggttttgatttgcatttccctgatcattgcATTGCATTTTCCTGAGcatttttttgagaattgtctatttgtGTCCTTAGCAACCCTCcacccttttgttttgttttgtttttgtttttgtttttttgaggtggagttttgttcttgtcgctcacgctggaatgcaatggcatgatctcggctcactgcaagctccacctcctgggttcaagcgattctcctgcctcagcctcccaagtagctgggattacaggtgcccgccaccatgccaagctaatttttgtatttttagtagagattggtttttgccatgttggccaggctggtctcaaactgctgacctcaggtcatccgcccacctcggcctcccaaagagctgggttTAAAGGAGTGAAGCACCACTCCCCAGCCAttaacccactttttgatgggattgttttttcttgctgatttgagttccttgtagattctggatattagtcctttgtcagatgtgtagattgcaaagattttctcccactctgtgggttgtctgtttttttctcccactctgtgggttgtctgtttactctgctgattgttccttttgctgtgcagaagctttttagttgaattaagtctcatctatttatctttgtttatgttgcatttgcttttggtggAACCGCTAAACTCTGACCCAAACTATTACTCATGCAGAACTTCACCTGTAGGTGATGAGTAGTGTATCTCTGATCTTTGCATTTCTCCCTAAAAATGCTCTTTTCCtatcataaaaatgaataaaatgataaaacattttgTACAATTAAATTGGACTTTCTAAACGAAATAGTAAGAGAAATCCATAAAATGCCTGATTAAAGGATATGTTAACTATATCTGAAAAAATTTTAGTGATATTTTTATGATGAAAAATAATAGCTACTACTCATATAGACTGGTTCTGGCACTGTTCTGAGTACTGTACATATATCACATCATTCATCATCACAACTTCTGCAGGTAGTTActattattttgcccattttacagatggagaaactgaggcatagagtgGTTACACAGCTTAGTAAGTGGGACTCTAGCCCTGGCAGTTACGCCCCATTGCCCATTCTCCTAACTGCTTTGATACATTGCCTCCCAAAATgtatatgatcttatatttgagGCCCTCTTGagcagtttaaatattttatctttgagatttttttcttcttttggatgTATTGGAAAGTTGCCGAAAGTTAGAATTTTGTTGCACATGCTGCATTGTTGGTTAGTAATGAAAAGAGTTCAGCAACTCTTCCATTGGTAACTCCTTATGTGACTTGGgtcacatttttttgtttgtttgttttgttttattatactttaagttctagggtacatgtgcacaacgtgcagatttgttacatatgtatacttgtgccatgttggtgtgctgcacccgtcaactcgtcagcacccgtcaactcatcatttatatcaggtataactcccaatgccatccctcccccctcccgataataggccctggtgtgtgatgttccccttccagagtccaggtgatctcattgttcagttcccacctatgagtgagaacatgcggtgtttggttttctgttcttgcgatagtttgctgagaatgatggtttccagctgcatctatgtccctacaaagaatacaaactcatccttttatatggctgcatagtattccatggtatatatgtgccacattttcttaatccagtctgtcactgatggacatttgggttgattccaagtctttgctattgtgaatagtgctgcaataaacataaatgtgcatgtgtctttatagcagcatgatttataatcctttgggtatatacccagtaatggatggctgggtcatatagtatttctagttctagatccttgaggaatcaccatactgttttccacaatggttggaccagtttacaatcccaccaacagtgtaaaagtgttcctatttctccacatcctctccagcacttgttgtttcctgactttttaatgattgccattctaactggtgtgagatggtatctcattgtggttttgatttgcatttctctgatggccagtgatggtgagcattttttcatatgtctgttggctgtatgcatgtcttcttttgagaaatgtgtgttcatatcctttgcccactttttgatggggtttttttttgttgttgttgtaaatttgagttctttgtaggttctggatattagccctttgtcagatgagtagattgcaaaaattttctcccattctgtaggttgcctgttcactctgatggtagtttcttttgctgtgcagaagctctttggtttaattagatcccatttgtcaattttggcttttgttgccgttgcttttggtgttttagacatgaaatccttgcccatgcctatgtcctgaatggtattacctaggttttcttgtagggtttttatggttttaggtctaacatttaagtctctaaaacatcttgaattaattcttGTATAAGGTATAacgaagggatccagtttcagctttctacttatggctagccagttttcccagcaccatttattaaatagggaatccttatccccatttcttgtttttgtcaggtttgtcaaaggtcagatggttgtagatgtatggtattatttctgagggctctgttctgttccattggtctatatctctgtttgggtaccagtaccatgctgttttggttactgtagccttgtagtatagtttgaagtcaggtagtgtgatgcctccagctttgttcttttggtttaggactgtcttggcaatgcgggctcttttttggttccataggtGTGGAAATCCAAAACCATTGTTTACTCACATGCATCCATAGTCTTAATCAAGTTAgaacattttacttaaaattaatatgattaggccaggcatggtagctcacacctataatcccagtgctttagaagactgaagcaggaggatcacttgaggctgagagtttgagaccagcttgggcaatacagcaagaccctgtgttgcccaggctgttctcaaataaaaaaaaaaaagtaaaaaattagttggctttggtggcccacacctgtagtcgcagctactcaggaggctgaggtgggaggatcacttaagcctgggaggtcaaggctgcagtgagctgtgattgtaccaccgcactctagccttggcaacagaggagacctgactcaaaaaaaaaaaaaaaaaaaaaattaacatgattAGCTTCGTTCACTAGgtgactttgttttgtttttttgaactAGGAAACATGTTCAATCAAATGGCAAAGTGGGTGAAACAGGACAATGAAACAGGAATTTATTACGAGACATGGAATGTAAAAGCCAGCCCAGAAAAAGGGGCAGAGACATGGTTTGATTCCTACGACTGTTCCCAGTTTGTGTTAAGGACCTTTAGCAAGTTGGCTGAATTTGGAGCAGAGTTCAAGAACATAGAAACAAACTATACAAGAATATTTCTTTACAGTGGAGAACCTACTTATCTGGGAAATGAAACATCTGTTTTTGGGCCAACAGGAAACAAGACTCTTGGTTTAGCCATAAAAAGATTTTATTACCCCTTCAAACCACATTTGTCAACTAAAGAATTTCTGTTGAATCTCTTGCAAATTTTTGAT
The window above is part of the Macaca mulatta isolate MMU2019108-1 chromosome 17, T2T-MMU8v2.0, whole genome shotgun sequence genome. Proteins encoded here:
- the CLN5 gene encoding bis(monoacylglycero)phosphate synthase CLN5 isoform X1; this encodes MAPELDTAQGAKMRRGAGAARGRASWCPAVALLWLAAVPGWPRASGVLSRRHWPVPYKRFDSRPKPDPYCQAKYTFCPTGSPIPVMEGDDDIEVFRLQAPVWEFKYGDLLGHLKIMHDAIGFRSTLTGKNYTMEWYELFQLGNCTFPHLRPEMDAPFWCNQGAACFFEGIDDVHWKENGTLVKVATISGNMFNQMAKWVKQDNETGIYYETWNVKASPEKGAETWFDSYDCSQFVLRTFSKLAEFGAEFKNIETNYTRIFLYSGEPTYLGNETSVFGPTGNKTLGLAIKRFYYPFKPHLSTKEFLLNLLQIFDAVIVHREFYLFYNFEYWFLPMKFPFIKITYEEIPLPNKNKTLSGL
- the CLN5 gene encoding bis(monoacylglycero)phosphate synthase CLN5 isoform X2, whose amino-acid sequence is MAPELDTAQGAKMRRGAGAARGRASWCPAVALLWLAAVPGWPRASGVLSRRHWPVPYKRFDSRPKPDPYCQAKYTFCPTGSPIPVMEGDDDIEVFRLQAPVWEFKYGDLLGHLKIMHDAIGFRSTLTGKNYTMEWYELFQLGNCTFPHLRPEMDAPFWCNQGAACFFEGIDDVHWKENGTLVKVATISGRGKRTVKKSTKLYLEPSILAAP